A stretch of Shinella zoogloeoides DNA encodes these proteins:
- a CDS encoding TIGR02300 family protein has product MAKPELGTKRIDPETGKKFYDLNRDPIVSPYTGKTYPLSFFEETSAAAVLEKEEEEDANEVDTENTEVELVSLEDADEDAAGGDDLPDLGDDDVEIDGDDDDTFLEQDEDDDDDDMSDLIGVTGDEDEA; this is encoded by the coding sequence AACGGGCAAGAAGTTCTACGACCTGAACCGCGACCCGATCGTCTCGCCCTACACGGGCAAGACCTATCCCCTCTCCTTCTTCGAGGAAACCTCGGCCGCGGCCGTTCTTGAGAAGGAAGAGGAAGAAGACGCAAACGAAGTCGATACCGAGAACACGGAAGTCGAACTCGTCTCGCTCGAGGACGCCGACGAGGATGCGGCAGGTGGCGACGATCTGCCGGATCTCGGCGACGACGACGTCGAGATCGACGGCGACGACGACGACACGTTCCTTGAACAGGACGAAGACGACGACGATGACGACATGAGCGACCTCATCGGCGTCACCGGCGACGAAGACGAAGCTTAA